A region from the Mycobacterium heidelbergense genome encodes:
- the era gene encoding GTPase Era, whose amino-acid sequence MAEFRSGFVCLVGRPNTGKSTLTNALVGAKVAITSTRPQTTRHTIRGIVHRENFQIILVDTPGLHRPRTLLGKRLNDLVRDTYAEVDVIGLCIPADEAIGPGDRWIVEQVRAIAPRTKLVVVVTKIDKVPKDRVAAQLMAVSELVGDSAEIVPVSAVTGAQIDVLIDVLAAALPEGPAYYPDGELTDEPEELLMAELIREAALEGVRDELPHSLAVVIDEVNPREGRDDLIDVHAILYVERDSQKGIVIGKGGARLRDVGTAARAQIEKLLGTKVYLDLRVKVAKNWQSDPKQLGRLGF is encoded by the coding sequence ATGGCTGAATTCCGTTCGGGCTTCGTGTGTTTGGTCGGTCGACCGAACACCGGCAAGTCGACGCTGACCAACGCGCTCGTCGGCGCCAAGGTGGCGATCACCTCGACGCGGCCGCAGACCACCCGGCACACCATTCGCGGCATCGTGCACCGGGAAAACTTCCAAATCATCCTGGTCGACACCCCCGGCCTGCACCGGCCGCGCACCCTGCTGGGCAAGCGGCTCAACGACCTGGTCCGTGACACCTACGCCGAGGTCGACGTCATCGGGTTGTGCATCCCCGCCGACGAGGCGATCGGCCCGGGCGACCGGTGGATCGTTGAGCAGGTTCGCGCGATCGCTCCCAGGACCAAGCTTGTAGTCGTCGTCACCAAGATCGACAAGGTGCCCAAAGACCGGGTCGCCGCGCAGCTGATGGCGGTCAGCGAGCTGGTCGGCGATTCGGCCGAAATCGTTCCGGTGTCGGCGGTAACCGGCGCGCAGATCGACGTGCTGATCGACGTGCTGGCCGCGGCGCTGCCCGAAGGCCCGGCGTATTACCCCGACGGTGAGCTGACCGACGAGCCCGAGGAGCTCCTGATGGCCGAGCTCATCCGCGAGGCCGCCCTGGAGGGAGTGCGCGACGAGCTGCCGCACTCGTTGGCGGTGGTGATCGACGAGGTCAACCCGCGCGAGGGCCGCGATGACCTCATCGACGTGCACGCCATCCTCTACGTCGAGCGGGACAGCCAGAAGGGCATCGTCATCGGCAAGGGCGGCGCGCGGCTGCGGGACGTGGGCACCGCCGCGCGCGCCCAGATCGAGAAGCTGCTGGGCACCAAGGTCTACCTCGACCTGCGCGTCAAGGTCGCCAAGAACTGGCAGAGCGACCCCAAACAGCTTGGCCGGCTGGGTTTTTAG
- a CDS encoding aminotransferase class I/II-fold pyridoxal phosphate-dependent enzyme — protein MDQSDAPLLDALADYRDQNRYGFTPPGHRQGRGADDRVLAVLGREPFLDDVLATGGLDDRRTSNEYLTRAEDLMADAVGADMAWFSTCGSSLSVKAAMMAVAGGGGSSGSLLVGRDSHKSIVAGLIFSGVQPRWITPRWDAERHFSHPPSPRQVEEAWERHPDAAGALVVSPSPYGTCADIAGIAEVCHARGKPLIIDEAWGAHLPFHEDLPTWAMDAGADICVVSVHKMGAGFEQGSVFHLQGDRIDRDRLSACADLLMTTSPNVLVYAAMDGWRRQMVEHGHELLGAALDLASQLREDIELIPDVEVLDDELLGVQASHDLDRLQVMMDVSGTGASGYQAADWLRAQAHIDVGMSDHRRILATLSFADDKTTAGRLSEALRAWRAAADGLDPPPRIDLPSPGQLQLETVCLPRDAFFGRVEAVPSEKASGRVAAEQVTPYPPGIPAVVPGERLNDAVLDYLCSGVRAGMNVPDAADPSLRTVRVLA, from the coding sequence ATGGACCAATCCGATGCTCCGCTGCTTGACGCGCTGGCCGACTACCGCGACCAGAACCGGTACGGGTTCACGCCACCGGGCCACCGCCAGGGCCGCGGCGCCGACGACCGGGTCCTGGCCGTGCTGGGCCGCGAACCGTTCCTCGACGACGTGCTGGCCACCGGCGGGCTGGATGACCGCAGGACCAGCAACGAGTACCTGACGCGCGCGGAGGACCTCATGGCCGACGCGGTGGGCGCCGACATGGCATGGTTCTCCACGTGCGGCAGTTCGCTGTCGGTGAAGGCGGCGATGATGGCCGTCGCCGGCGGCGGAGGCTCCAGTGGCAGTTTGTTGGTGGGCCGGGACAGCCACAAGTCCATCGTGGCGGGCCTGATTTTCTCCGGCGTGCAGCCTCGCTGGATCACGCCCCGCTGGGACGCGGAGCGCCATTTCTCGCATCCGCCCTCACCGCGGCAGGTCGAGGAGGCGTGGGAAAGGCACCCCGACGCCGCCGGTGCGCTCGTCGTGAGCCCCAGCCCGTACGGCACCTGCGCCGACATCGCCGGCATCGCCGAGGTCTGCCACGCGCGCGGCAAGCCGCTGATCATCGACGAGGCGTGGGGCGCGCACCTGCCGTTTCATGAGGACCTGCCGACCTGGGCGATGGATGCCGGCGCGGACATCTGCGTGGTCAGCGTGCACAAGATGGGCGCCGGTTTCGAACAGGGCTCCGTGTTTCACCTGCAGGGCGATCGGATCGACCGGGACCGGCTTTCGGCCTGCGCGGATCTGCTGATGACCACCAGCCCGAACGTCCTGGTGTATGCCGCGATGGACGGATGGCGGCGGCAGATGGTCGAGCACGGCCACGAATTGCTCGGTGCCGCACTGGATTTGGCGAGTCAGCTGCGCGAGGACATCGAACTCATCCCGGATGTGGAGGTGCTCGACGATGAGCTGCTCGGCGTGCAGGCATCCCATGACCTGGACCGGTTGCAGGTGATGATGGACGTCTCGGGCACCGGCGCCTCGGGCTATCAGGCCGCCGACTGGCTGCGCGCGCAGGCCCACATCGACGTCGGGATGAGCGATCACCGCCGCATCCTGGCGACCCTGTCCTTCGCCGACGACAAGACCACCGCGGGCCGTCTCAGCGAGGCGCTGCGGGCGTGGCGCGCGGCGGCCGACGGCCTCGACCCGCCGCCGCGAATCGACCTGCCCTCGCCCGGGCAGCTGCAGTTGGAAACAGTCTGCCTGCCCCGTGACGCGTTCTTCGGACGCGTCGAGGCGGTGCCGTCGGAGAAGGCGTCGGGACGTGTTGCCGCCGAACAGGTCACGCCGTACCCGCCCGGCATCCCCGCCGTCGTGCCCGGCGAGCGCCTCAACGACGCCGTGCTGGACTACCTTTGCTCGGGTGTGCGCGCCGGCATGAACGTCCCCGACGCGGCGGACCCGTCGCTGCGGACCGTCCGGGTGCTGGCGTGA
- a CDS encoding amidase has product MIGASGSAFGALSGSGSGPGGQRLPTLTDLLYQLASRAVTSVTLVGRSLHAIHSSQPTLNAFRVVLTESALADAAEADRRRAAGDTAPLLGIPIAVKDDVDAAGVPTAFGTEGDVAPATHDAEVVRRLKAAGAVIVGKTNTCELGQWPFTSGPGFGHTRNPWSRRHTPGGSSGGSAAAVAAGLVTAAIGSDGAGSIRIPAAWTHLVGIKPQRGRISTWPLPEAFNGITVNGVLARTVADAALVLDAASGNVEGDRHKPPPITASDYVGKAPGPLNIALSTRFPNTGFRPKLHPEILAATRAVSRQLELLGHTVVPGNPDYGWRLSWDFLARSTAGLRDWEERLGDGVILDARTVSNLRMGHVLGQAILRSARRHEAADQRRVGSIFDIVDVVLAPTTAQPPPLARAFDRLSSFGTDRAMIAACPLTFPWNVLGWPSINVPAGFTSEGLPIGVQLMGPANSEGMLISLAAELEAVCGWSTKQPAVWWNADTGGPPPAGAPPPHR; this is encoded by the coding sequence GTGATTGGCGCTTCCGGGTCCGCTTTTGGGGCCCTTTCCGGCTCGGGTTCCGGGCCCGGCGGCCAGCGCCTGCCCACGCTGACCGACCTGCTGTATCAGCTGGCCAGCCGCGCGGTGACGTCCGTCACATTGGTGGGCCGCTCCCTGCACGCCATTCATTCGAGCCAGCCCACCCTGAACGCCTTCAGGGTGGTGCTCACCGAATCCGCGCTGGCCGACGCGGCGGAGGCCGATCGGCGGCGGGCGGCCGGGGACACGGCCCCGCTGCTGGGCATCCCGATCGCGGTCAAAGACGACGTCGACGCCGCTGGAGTGCCCACCGCCTTCGGCACCGAGGGGGATGTCGCGCCGGCCACCCACGACGCCGAGGTGGTTCGCCGCCTCAAGGCGGCCGGCGCGGTGATCGTCGGCAAGACCAACACCTGCGAGCTGGGCCAGTGGCCGTTCACCAGCGGACCCGGCTTCGGGCACACCCGCAATCCCTGGTCGCGTCGGCACACTCCCGGCGGATCGTCGGGCGGCAGCGCGGCCGCGGTGGCGGCGGGCCTGGTCACCGCGGCGATCGGGTCCGACGGCGCCGGCAGCATCCGCATCCCCGCGGCGTGGACGCACCTGGTGGGCATCAAGCCGCAGCGCGGCCGCATCTCCACCTGGCCGTTGCCGGAGGCGTTCAACGGCATCACGGTCAACGGCGTGCTGGCCCGCACGGTGGCCGACGCGGCGCTGGTGCTCGACGCCGCGTCCGGCAACGTCGAGGGCGACCGGCACAAACCGCCCCCGATCACCGCATCCGACTACGTCGGGAAGGCGCCCGGCCCGCTGAACATCGCGCTGTCGACCCGGTTCCCCAACACCGGTTTCCGGCCCAAACTGCACCCCGAGATCCTCGCCGCGACGCGGGCCGTGTCCCGGCAGCTCGAGCTGCTCGGCCACACCGTGGTGCCCGGCAACCCCGACTACGGCTGGCGGTTGTCGTGGGATTTTCTCGCCCGCTCGACGGCGGGCCTGCGGGACTGGGAGGAGCGGCTGGGCGACGGGGTCATCCTGGACGCCCGCACGGTGTCCAATCTGCGCATGGGCCACGTGCTGGGACAGGCGATCCTGCGCAGCGCCCGGCGGCACGAGGCCGCCGACCAGCGTCGGGTCGGCTCGATCTTCGACATCGTCGACGTGGTGCTGGCACCGACCACCGCGCAACCACCGCCGCTGGCGCGCGCCTTCGACCGGTTAAGCAGCTTCGGCACCGACCGCGCCATGATCGCCGCGTGCCCGTTGACCTTTCCGTGGAACGTGCTGGGCTGGCCGTCGATCAACGTGCCGGCCGGGTTCACCTCGGAAGGTTTGCCGATCGGCGTGCAGCTGATGGGTCCGGCAAACAGCGAGGGGATGCTGATCTCGCTGGCCGCGGAGCTGGAGGCCGTGTGCGGGTGGTCGACCAAGCAGCCGGCGGTGTGGTGGAACGCCGATACCGGCGGCCCGCCGCCGGCCGGCGCGCCGCCGCCGCACCGCTGA
- the recO gene encoding DNA repair protein RecO: protein MRLYRDRAVVLRQHKLGEADRIITLLTRDHGLVRAVAKGVRRTRSKFGARLEPFAHIDAQLHPGRNLDIVTQVVSLDAFATDIVSDYGRYTCGCAMLETAERLAGEERAPAPALHRLTVSALRAVADGHRPRDLLLDAYLLRAMGIAGWAPALTECARCATPGPHRAFHIAAGGSVCTHCRPAGSTTPPLGVLDLMSALHDGDWEAADKAPQSHRSHVSGLVAAHLQWHLERQLKTLPLVERTYQVDRTIAERRAALIGQDTACG, encoded by the coding sequence ATGCGGCTGTATCGAGACCGAGCGGTGGTGTTGCGCCAGCACAAGCTCGGTGAAGCCGACCGGATCATCACCCTGCTGACCCGCGATCACGGGCTGGTTCGCGCGGTGGCCAAAGGCGTTCGCCGCACCCGCAGCAAATTCGGTGCGCGACTGGAGCCGTTCGCTCACATCGACGCGCAACTGCACCCCGGCCGCAATCTCGACATCGTCACCCAGGTCGTCTCCCTCGACGCGTTCGCCACCGACATCGTCAGCGACTACGGCCGGTACACCTGCGGGTGCGCGATGCTGGAAACCGCCGAACGCCTCGCCGGCGAGGAGCGGGCCCCGGCCCCGGCCCTGCACCGGCTCACGGTGAGCGCGCTGCGGGCGGTGGCAGACGGACACCGGCCCCGTGACCTGTTGCTGGACGCCTACCTGCTGCGGGCCATGGGCATCGCCGGGTGGGCGCCGGCGCTGACCGAGTGCGCCCGGTGCGCCACGCCCGGCCCGCATCGGGCGTTTCACATCGCCGCCGGGGGCAGCGTGTGCACGCATTGCCGCCCGGCCGGTTCGACGACGCCGCCGCTGGGCGTGCTGGACCTGATGTCCGCGCTGCACGACGGAGATTGGGAGGCCGCCGACAAGGCGCCGCAATCGCACCGCAGCCACGTCAGCGGGCTGGTGGCCGCGCACCTGCAATGGCATCTGGAACGGCAGCTCAAAACGTTGCCGCTGGTAGAGCGGACCTACCAGGTCGACCGCACCATCGCCGAACGGCGCGCAGCGCTGATCGGGCAGGATACGGCCTGTGGCTAA